The following proteins come from a genomic window of Paenibacillus spongiae:
- a CDS encoding pyridoxal phosphate-dependent aminotransferase: MSNEFITPKVLEIPPSGIRAFFELAEGGGDIISLGVGEPDFATPEHIRAACVRALNEGRTMYTPNAGLMELREEIASYLKNGFALHYEPSSEVLVTVGSSEAVDLALRTFISPGDEVLVPSPTYIAYAPITHLHGGKVVEVETFADQQFKLTAQALEKQISPRSKVLMLNYPNNPTGAVMTEQDWQPIAELAIKHNLIVISDEIYAELTYGGQHASIAALPGMKERTIVISGFSKAFAMTGWRVGYACGNRELIAGMLKIHQYTAMCAPTLGQIAAIESLRSGLEAKDAMKAEFDGRRQMFVKGLREIGLTCHEPQGAFYAFPSIAHTGLTSEQFAKQLLSEAGVAAVPGHVFGTGGEGYIRCSYASSTARLTEALERMGRFMNGLNANKSVLTSA, encoded by the coding sequence ATGTCGAATGAGTTCATTACGCCAAAGGTATTGGAAATACCGCCATCGGGCATACGCGCTTTCTTCGAGCTGGCCGAAGGGGGCGGGGATATTATCTCGCTTGGCGTCGGGGAGCCGGATTTCGCAACGCCGGAGCATATCCGGGCGGCTTGCGTACGCGCGCTGAACGAAGGCAGGACGATGTATACGCCCAATGCTGGCCTGATGGAGCTGCGCGAAGAGATCGCCTCGTATCTGAAGAACGGCTTTGCGCTTCACTATGAGCCCTCAAGCGAGGTTCTCGTCACGGTCGGCAGCAGTGAAGCGGTTGACTTGGCGCTGCGGACCTTCATTTCGCCGGGCGATGAGGTTCTCGTTCCTTCACCGACCTATATCGCGTATGCGCCGATCACCCACTTGCACGGCGGCAAGGTGGTCGAGGTGGAAACATTCGCCGATCAGCAGTTCAAGCTCACGGCACAAGCGCTGGAGAAGCAAATCTCGCCCCGCTCGAAGGTGCTCATGCTCAATTACCCGAATAATCCGACGGGTGCGGTCATGACCGAGCAGGACTGGCAGCCGATTGCCGAGCTTGCGATCAAGCATAACCTGATCGTTATCTCGGACGAGATTTATGCGGAGCTGACCTACGGCGGGCAGCATGCCAGCATTGCCGCGCTACCGGGCATGAAGGAGCGGACGATCGTCATCAGCGGCTTCTCCAAGGCATTCGCGATGACGGGCTGGAGAGTCGGTTACGCCTGCGGCAACCGGGAGCTGATCGCCGGCATGCTCAAGATCCATCAATATACCGCGATGTGCGCGCCCACCCTCGGACAAATTGCCGCCATCGAATCGCTGCGCAGCGGACTGGAAGCGAAGGATGCGATGAAAGCCGAATTCGATGGCCGCAGACAGATGTTCGTGAAGGGGCTCAGGGAGATCGGGCTAACCTGTCATGAACCGCAAGGCGCCTTCTACGCCTTTCCTTCCATCGCGCATACGGGACTGACATCCGAACAGTTCGCCAAGCAGCTGCTGAGCGAAGCCGGAGTCGCCGCCGTGCCGGGCCATGTATTCGGAACGGGCGGGGAAGGGTATATCCGCTGCTCGTATGCGTCCTCGACTGCCCGGCTTACCGAGGCGCTGGAGCGGATGGGGCGCTTCATGAACGGCTTGAACGCGAATAAGAGCGTATTGACATCGGCTTAG
- the hutP gene encoding hut operon transcriptional regulator HutP has product MTQSKATRYSDRTKFTMGKLTSLLVLLHNDEMGGEIEEELARRGYRYTVGKVGSMDLVKVVAAIETSAKANHVIDPHAYREVHSLYHAILEAIQGVGRGTVQFGDILRTVGLTFAIVRGVVDVSGDSSEWISVCIYGTIGAPKKGFEHDALGFGYNHI; this is encoded by the coding sequence ATGACACAATCAAAAGCAACCCGATACTCTGATCGCACGAAATTTACCATGGGCAAGCTGACATCGCTGCTCGTTCTGCTGCACAACGACGAAATGGGCGGAGAAATCGAGGAGGAGCTGGCGCGAAGAGGGTACCGTTACACCGTTGGAAAGGTCGGCTCCATGGATCTGGTCAAGGTCGTGGCCGCAATCGAGACAAGCGCCAAAGCCAATCACGTGATCGACCCTCATGCATACCGGGAGGTCCATTCCTTATATCATGCCATCCTGGAAGCGATACAAGGGGTCGGCCGGGGGACGGTTCAATTCGGGGACATTCTGCGCACGGTAGGTCTGACCTTCGCGATCGTTCGAGGCGTGGTGGACGTATCGGGGGATTCCAGCGAATGGATCAGCGTCTGCATCTACGGCACCATTGGCGCTCCGAAGAAGGGCTTCGAGCATGATGCGCTTGGCTTCGGCTACAATCATATTTAG
- the hutH gene encoding histidine ammonia-lyase, whose amino-acid sequence MIQLDGNRLTMDQVSQVVHHNEEVQISDIAWDSVRKSREVVELIVSEGRLAYGVTTGFGKFSDTVIPAADVEELQINLIRSHACGVGEPLPGKVVKAMLLLRANALAKGYSGIRPETLQLLVDVLNRNISPVIPSQGSLGASGDLAPLSHLALVLVGEGEADYLGQRMSGGDALQQAGLQPIRLQAKEGLALINGTQAMTAIGTMAYLEAEQLARLADGVAALTLEGLRGIVCAFLPESHQVRPYPEQQAVAERILGWVEGSRLTTKQGELRTQDAYSLRCIPQVHGAIQQVLSYVKDKLLIEINAATDNPLIFSDSGKVISGGNFHGQPIAFAMDFLGIAMSELASISERRIERLVNPQLNDLPAFLSPNPGLQSGLMITQYVAASLVSENKTLAHPSSVDSIPSSANQEDHVSMGTTAARHAARIVENSRMVLAIEAICSAQAADIRGADGLAPGTGRLHNQIRSIVPLIVKDRVFAQDIERLSRSMKEQEWSLDNGAPA is encoded by the coding sequence ATGATTCAACTAGACGGGAACCGTTTGACGATGGACCAAGTAAGCCAAGTCGTTCACCATAATGAGGAGGTACAAATTAGCGATATCGCCTGGGATAGCGTGCGAAAGTCAAGAGAGGTCGTGGAGCTGATCGTATCGGAAGGTAGGCTGGCTTACGGGGTGACGACCGGGTTCGGCAAATTCAGCGATACCGTCATACCGGCCGCCGACGTCGAGGAGCTGCAGATCAACCTGATCCGGAGCCACGCATGCGGCGTAGGCGAGCCGCTCCCCGGCAAGGTCGTCAAGGCGATGCTTCTCTTACGGGCGAACGCGCTGGCGAAAGGCTATTCCGGCATTCGTCCGGAGACGCTTCAGCTGCTGGTTGACGTTCTCAACCGCAATATCAGCCCGGTTATTCCGAGCCAAGGGTCGCTTGGCGCCAGCGGCGACCTGGCGCCGTTATCGCATCTGGCCTTGGTGCTCGTCGGCGAAGGGGAGGCCGACTACCTTGGACAGCGGATGTCCGGGGGAGATGCGCTGCAGCAGGCGGGCCTTCAGCCGATCCGGCTGCAGGCCAAGGAAGGCTTGGCGCTTATTAACGGCACGCAGGCGATGACGGCCATTGGCACGATGGCGTATCTGGAGGCCGAGCAGTTGGCCCGATTGGCCGACGGTGTCGCGGCGCTCACCCTCGAAGGCTTGAGAGGCATTGTCTGTGCCTTTCTCCCCGAATCGCATCAAGTGCGCCCGTATCCGGAGCAGCAGGCGGTCGCCGAACGTATTCTCGGCTGGGTCGAGGGAAGCCGGCTAACGACCAAGCAAGGCGAGCTTCGCACGCAGGATGCTTATTCCTTGCGCTGCATCCCTCAGGTGCATGGCGCCATCCAGCAGGTGCTCTCCTACGTGAAGGATAAGCTGCTGATCGAAATCAACGCGGCGACGGATAATCCGCTGATCTTCTCGGATTCCGGGAAAGTGATCTCGGGGGGCAATTTCCACGGCCAGCCGATCGCCTTCGCGATGGACTTCCTCGGCATCGCCATGTCGGAGCTCGCGAGCATATCGGAGCGGCGAATCGAGCGTCTCGTCAATCCGCAGCTGAACGATCTGCCGGCCTTCCTTAGCCCAAACCCCGGCCTGCAATCGGGCTTAATGATTACGCAGTACGTGGCGGCCTCTCTCGTATCGGAAAATAAGACATTGGCCCACCCTTCCAGCGTCGATTCGATTCCTTCGTCCGCGAATCAAGAGGATCATGTCAGCATGGGCACGACGGCGGCCAGACATGCGGCGCGAATTGTGGAGAACAGCCGAATGGTACTGGCGATTGAAGCGATCTGCTCGGCTCAAGCCGCCGATATCCGCGGGGCCGATGGGCTGGCTCCCGGAACGGGAAGGCTGCATAATCAAATCCGCTCTATCGTTCCGCTGATCGTGAAGGACAGGGTGTTCGCTCAAGATATCGAACGGCTGTCCCGAAGCATGAAGGAGCAGGAATGGTCACTCGATAACGGTGCACCTGCATAG
- the hutU gene encoding urocanate hydratase, with protein sequence MHNMDRIIRAPRGNRLNAKGWVQEAALRMLMNNLDPEVAEHPQKLVVYGGIGKAARSWESFERIVATLKELEDDETLLVQSGKPVAVFKTTKDSPRVLLANSNLVPAWANWDTFHELDRKGLMMYGQMTAGSWIYIGSQGIVQGTYETFAECARQHFNQSLRGTITVTAGLGGMGGAQMLAVTMNDGVVIGIDADRTRIEKRIETRYCDLWVESLDEAITLAKEAKEAGKALSIGLLGNAAEVLPEMLGRHFIPDIITDQTSAHDPLNGYLPAGMTIAEGERLRSANPQEYVKKAKASIAVHVQSILDMREKGAVAFDYGNNIRQVAYDEGVKQAFDYPGFVPAYIRPQFCEGKGPFRWVALSGDPADIHKTDEAILREFAPNERLCRWIRMAQDKISFQGLPARLCWLGYGERARFGKLLNDMVASGELSAPVVIGRDHLDAGSVASPNRETEAMMDGSDAVADWPILNALVNTAAGASWVSVHHGGGVGMGYSLHAGMVVVADGSKEAEARLARVLTSDPGMGVVRHADAGYDLAIETAKKKGVHMPMLGQQDGA encoded by the coding sequence ATGCATAACATGGATAGAATTATCCGGGCTCCGCGGGGAAATCGGCTGAACGCAAAAGGATGGGTTCAGGAAGCGGCGCTGCGGATGCTGATGAACAACCTGGACCCCGAGGTCGCGGAGCATCCGCAGAAGCTAGTCGTGTATGGCGGAATCGGGAAGGCTGCCCGCAGCTGGGAGTCGTTCGAGCGCATCGTGGCCACCCTCAAGGAGCTGGAAGACGATGAGACGCTGCTCGTGCAGTCCGGCAAGCCGGTCGCCGTGTTCAAGACGACGAAGGATTCCCCGCGCGTCCTGCTGGCCAACTCCAATCTTGTCCCGGCTTGGGCGAATTGGGACACCTTCCACGAATTGGACCGGAAGGGACTCATGATGTACGGCCAGATGACGGCGGGAAGCTGGATCTATATCGGGAGCCAGGGCATCGTCCAGGGTACGTACGAGACGTTCGCGGAGTGCGCGCGCCAGCACTTTAATCAGAGCCTCCGAGGAACGATTACCGTGACTGCCGGGCTGGGAGGGATGGGCGGCGCGCAGATGCTCGCCGTTACGATGAACGATGGGGTTGTCATCGGCATCGATGCCGACAGAACGCGGATCGAGAAGCGGATCGAAACCCGTTATTGCGATCTATGGGTGGAGTCTCTGGATGAAGCCATAACGCTGGCGAAGGAGGCGAAGGAAGCCGGAAAAGCGCTGTCCATCGGGCTGCTGGGCAATGCGGCGGAAGTGCTGCCGGAGATGCTGGGGCGCCATTTCATCCCGGACATTATTACCGATCAAACCTCCGCTCACGATCCGCTGAACGGCTATCTGCCTGCGGGAATGACGATTGCGGAGGGAGAGCGGCTCCGCAGCGCGAATCCGCAGGAATACGTGAAGAAGGCCAAAGCCTCCATCGCCGTTCACGTCCAATCCATTCTCGATATGCGGGAGAAGGGCGCCGTTGCGTTCGATTACGGCAACAACATCCGTCAGGTAGCTTACGATGAAGGCGTGAAGCAGGCGTTCGATTATCCCGGCTTCGTCCCCGCGTATATCAGGCCGCAATTTTGCGAAGGGAAAGGACCGTTCCGCTGGGTAGCCCTTTCCGGGGATCCGGCCGATATCCATAAGACCGATGAGGCGATACTGCGCGAATTTGCGCCTAACGAGCGACTGTGCAGATGGATTCGCATGGCGCAGGATAAGATCTCCTTTCAAGGGCTGCCTGCCCGGCTCTGCTGGCTTGGCTACGGCGAGCGGGCGCGCTTCGGCAAGCTGTTGAACGACATGGTTGCCTCGGGCGAGCTGAGCGCGCCGGTTGTGATCGGCCGCGACCATCTGGATGCGGGCTCCGTCGCTTCGCCGAACCGCGAGACGGAAGCGATGATGGACGGCAGCGACGCCGTAGCGGATTGGCCGATTCTGAATGCGCTCGTGAATACCGCGGCCGGAGCCAGCTGGGTATCCGTGCATCATGGAGGCGGCGTAGGGATGGGGTATTCCTTGCATGCCGGCATGGTCGTCGTGGCGGACGGCTCGAAGGAAGCGGAAGCGCGGCTTGCGCGTGTGCTGACCTCCGATCCGGGAATGGGGGTCGTCCGGCATGCGGATGCCGGGTATGATTTGGCGATCGAAACCGCGAAGAAGAAGGGCGTCCATATGCCGATGCTCGGGCAGCAGGACGGGGCATAA
- a CDS encoding agmatinase family protein: MIKIELLNPPELIRRSNWSDRNETKVSQWLTPWNGKESPEVGFIGVPLSKTSISHSGASMTPNALRELFPTVTTYSIDHEVDLQELHARDLGDIQMHVTELARCHSNIEQGMAGIYTALPELFPIIMGGDHSITCPSVKAFKRHVGGKVGIVQIDSHMDVRNLEDGGPTNGTPIRGLIESGTVEGCHIAQIGLHSFANSSAYHEYARTHGITQYTSRQVHLIGIDALVDRALEAAGNGTDAIYVTVDMDVLDQAFAPGVPAMVPAGMTSWELLEAVLRLGRHPKVKGFDVVCVDPMQDPRRATVRMTLHAILTFLTGYMQRGKA, translated from the coding sequence ATGATCAAGATCGAGCTGCTTAACCCGCCCGAGCTTATTAGACGCTCGAATTGGAGCGACCGTAATGAAACGAAGGTGTCGCAATGGCTAACCCCATGGAATGGCAAAGAGTCACCAGAGGTAGGCTTCATTGGCGTACCGCTCTCCAAGACCTCGATCAGCCATTCCGGCGCCTCGATGACGCCCAATGCGCTGCGCGAGCTGTTCCCGACTGTTACCACGTACAGCATCGACCATGAAGTGGATTTGCAAGAGCTGCACGCCCGGGATCTGGGCGATATTCAGATGCATGTAACGGAGTTGGCGAGATGCCATTCGAACATCGAGCAAGGCATGGCCGGGATTTATACGGCTTTACCGGAGCTGTTCCCGATTATTATGGGCGGCGACCACTCGATTACATGCCCGTCGGTCAAGGCGTTCAAGCGGCATGTCGGCGGCAAGGTGGGCATCGTGCAAATCGATTCGCACATGGATGTGCGGAATTTGGAGGATGGAGGGCCGACGAACGGAACTCCGATCCGCGGCTTGATCGAATCGGGAACGGTCGAAGGCTGTCATATCGCCCAGATCGGACTTCACAGCTTTGCCAACTCGAGCGCGTATCATGAGTATGCACGGACTCACGGTATTACCCAGTATACCTCGCGACAAGTGCACCTGATCGGCATCGATGCGCTGGTCGACCGGGCATTGGAGGCGGCGGGGAACGGCACGGACGCGATCTATGTAACGGTGGATATGGATGTGCTGGATCAAGCCTTCGCACCGGGTGTCCCTGCCATGGTTCCCGCGGGCATGACATCGTGGGAGCTGCTGGAAGCAGTGCTCCGGTTAGGCCGGCATCCCAAGGTGAAGGGCTTCGACGTCGTGTGCGTCGATCCGATGCAGGATCCGCGCCGGGCGACGGTTAGGATGACGCTGCATGCCATACTGACTTTTCTAACGGGATATATGCAGCGCGGCAAGGCTTGA
- the hutI gene encoding imidazolonepropionase: protein MRGTPGPRKGSEMSEVGAIPNGAIAVSGGLIAAVGTEADVRTALEGAAIATEYDAEGLLATPGLIDPHTHLVHGGSREHELALKLQGASYLEILAQGGGILSTVRATRKASEDELFRQAKRSLDTMLEYGVTTAEAKSGYGLTLEDEIKQLRVAHRLNQVHPVQLVSTFMGAHMVPEEYKGRADEYVQLLIEEMLPEVKRQGLAEFCDAFCEHGVFTVKQTERLLAAAKSLGFSVKLHADEIEPIGGAELAGKLGCVSAEHLLAASDSGLEAMQRAGVIAVCLPATSFNLRLTNHARARRMIELGLAVALATDYNPGSSPTENIQLAMTLACLNLGMTPEEIITAVTINAAYAIGRGDRAGSLEVGKQADIVVFNAPNLAYLPYHFGINHVNTVVKLGRIVVSQGRRME, encoded by the coding sequence ATGAGGGGGACGCCGGGTCCGCGCAAGGGGAGCGAGATGTCCGAGGTAGGGGCGATCCCGAATGGAGCGATCGCCGTCTCGGGAGGGCTCATCGCGGCTGTCGGTACGGAAGCCGATGTGCGGACTGCGCTGGAAGGCGCCGCGATTGCTACCGAATACGATGCAGAGGGACTGTTGGCTACCCCGGGACTGATAGATCCGCATACCCATCTGGTTCATGGCGGATCCCGGGAACATGAGCTGGCGCTGAAATTGCAGGGCGCTTCTTATCTGGAAATTCTGGCTCAAGGCGGCGGCATTTTAAGCACGGTGCGCGCCACACGGAAAGCCTCGGAGGATGAACTCTTCCGCCAAGCGAAGAGGAGCCTCGACACGATGCTGGAGTACGGAGTTACGACCGCGGAAGCCAAGAGCGGCTACGGCCTGACGCTAGAGGATGAGATTAAGCAGCTGCGGGTCGCGCATCGGTTGAATCAGGTTCATCCCGTGCAGCTGGTGTCCACCTTCATGGGGGCGCATATGGTGCCTGAAGAATATAAGGGCCGCGCAGACGAGTATGTGCAGCTATTAATCGAAGAGATGCTGCCTGAAGTGAAGCGCCAAGGGCTGGCCGAGTTTTGCGATGCGTTCTGCGAGCACGGTGTCTTCACCGTGAAGCAGACAGAACGCCTGTTGGCGGCGGCGAAATCGTTAGGTTTCAGCGTCAAGCTCCATGCCGATGAAATCGAGCCGATAGGCGGCGCAGAGCTGGCCGGGAAATTAGGCTGTGTTTCCGCCGAGCATCTGCTTGCAGCTTCCGACTCAGGACTTGAGGCGATGCAGCGTGCCGGCGTCATCGCGGTATGCTTGCCGGCCACCTCCTTCAATCTGCGCTTAACGAATCATGCCCGCGCGCGAAGGATGATCGAGCTTGGGCTGGCGGTCGCCTTGGCGACGGACTATAATCCGGGAAGCTCGCCGACCGAGAATATTCAGCTGGCAATGACGCTGGCTTGCTTGAATTTAGGGATGACGCCCGAGGAGATTATCACCGCGGTCACAATCAACGCGGCATATGCCATTGGACGGGGCGACCGGGCAGGCAGCCTGGAGGTGGGCAAGCAGGCGGATATCGTCGTGTTCAATGCGCCTAACTTGGCGTACCTGCCGTACCATTTTGGAATCAATCACGTGAATACCGTGGTGAAGCTGGGACGGATTGTCGTATCGCAAGGCAGGCGGATGGAGTAG
- the hisC gene encoding histidinol-phosphate transaminase, translated as MTEQLWNHGVKKLKPYIPGKSIEDVKKELGLTEIIRMASNENPYGPSPKAIAAAGEALMQTHLYPEPSNRELRGKLGELHKVDPDRILISNGADNVLLIIGQAFVNPGDEVVYCSPTFPVYRTSTVMMGGVPVEVPLTADHKFDLEAMLNHVTPKTKLIYICNPNNPTGTVVDSNQLRSFLQRVPKHVVVVLDEAYAEFISIEQYKSGIDYMNEGFPVISVRTFSKLYGLAAARVGYAIAPAELLQPMLAVREPFPVTRASDAAARAALEDVEYTNFILAENLKGMKFLSAELAKFGYETVESYANFIFVDTKEDVQPLYDGVMKEGFIIRPCTSFGYPHHFRLTIGTHEQNERFIAALHKVKAGKTTTI; from the coding sequence ATGACAGAACAGTTATGGAATCATGGCGTCAAGAAGCTGAAGCCTTACATACCGGGGAAATCGATTGAAGACGTGAAGAAGGAGCTGGGCTTGACCGAAATTATTCGGATGGCTTCCAACGAAAACCCTTATGGCCCGTCCCCCAAAGCGATTGCCGCGGCGGGTGAAGCGCTGATGCAAACCCATCTTTATCCGGAACCGAGCAACCGGGAGCTGCGGGGCAAGCTGGGCGAGCTGCACAAGGTGGATCCCGATCGAATCCTCATCTCCAACGGGGCGGACAATGTGCTCCTCATTATCGGACAGGCCTTCGTGAATCCGGGGGACGAGGTTGTCTACTGCAGCCCGACCTTCCCGGTGTATCGCACGTCAACCGTTATGATGGGCGGGGTGCCGGTCGAAGTGCCGCTGACGGCCGACCATAAATTCGATCTTGAGGCGATGCTGAACCATGTGACGCCGAAGACGAAGCTGATCTATATTTGCAATCCGAATAACCCGACGGGTACGGTGGTCGACTCGAATCAGCTCCGTTCCTTCCTGCAGCGCGTTCCGAAGCATGTCGTCGTTGTCCTGGATGAGGCTTACGCGGAATTCATTTCAATCGAACAGTACAAGTCGGGCATTGACTACATGAACGAAGGGTTCCCGGTGATCTCCGTCCGCACCTTCTCCAAACTATATGGGCTTGCGGCGGCACGGGTAGGCTATGCGATTGCGCCGGCTGAACTGCTGCAGCCGATGCTGGCCGTCAGAGAGCCGTTCCCGGTTACAAGAGCATCCGATGCGGCGGCCCGTGCGGCCTTGGAGGATGTCGAGTATACGAACTTCATTTTGGCGGAGAATTTGAAGGGAATGAAGTTCCTGTCGGCGGAGCTCGCGAAATTCGGTTATGAAACGGTTGAATCGTATGCGAATTTCATATTCGTGGATACGAAGGAGGATGTGCAGCCTCTGTATGATGGCGTGATGAAAGAGGGATTCATCATCAGACCGTGCACCAGCTTCGGCTATCCCCATCATTTTCGACTTACGATCGGGACGCATGAACAGAATGAAAGGTTTATCGCTGCCTTACATAAGGTGAAAGCCGGCAAGACAACGACGATATAA
- the hisJ gene encoding histidinol-phosphatase HisJ — translation MLKSYPHAVHRDGHTHTEFCYHGSGEKAELYVAQAIKSGFGMYSLTEHTPLPSQLSRQIPNGPELIAELAMPDHELPQYLGMAEELKAKYKSQIELLVGLEVDYIPGMESYTRQLLDNCGNRLEDGVLSVHFLPGKNGWRCVDYKPDDFKDGLIDYYGSVEKVYEAYYEAIEQSVEADLGPNKPRRIGHLTLIHKYQDIYRPQDPDCCRDTILRILNKIKEREMELDFNVAGLFQPACNEIYPSDWILREAYRLGIPMVYGSDSHRVEHVGRGYDAFQETMRSLAGSGVKAALE, via the coding sequence ATGCTGAAAAGTTACCCCCATGCTGTTCATAGAGACGGTCATACCCATACCGAATTTTGTTATCATGGTTCAGGCGAGAAGGCGGAGCTGTATGTCGCTCAAGCAATTAAGAGCGGGTTCGGCATGTATAGTCTGACCGAGCATACCCCCTTGCCTTCGCAGCTGTCGCGGCAAATTCCGAACGGTCCGGAGCTGATCGCCGAGCTGGCGATGCCCGATCACGAGCTGCCCCAATACTTGGGGATGGCCGAGGAATTAAAGGCGAAATATAAGAGCCAAATCGAGCTGCTCGTCGGTCTGGAGGTGGATTACATACCAGGGATGGAATCCTATACCCGGCAGCTGCTGGACAACTGCGGGAACAGGCTGGAGGACGGCGTGCTGTCGGTGCATTTTCTGCCGGGGAAGAACGGCTGGCGGTGCGTGGATTATAAGCCGGACGACTTCAAGGACGGTTTGATCGATTATTACGGCAGCGTCGAGAAGGTGTATGAAGCGTATTACGAAGCGATCGAACAGAGCGTCGAGGCGGATTTGGGCCCGAATAAGCCGCGGAGGATTGGACACCTTACCCTGATCCACAAGTATCAGGATATTTATAGACCTCAGGATCCGGACTGCTGCCGGGACACGATCCTGCGCATTCTGAACAAGATCAAGGAGCGGGAGATGGAGCTGGACTTCAATGTGGCCGGACTATTCCAACCCGCGTGCAATGAAATTTATCCTTCGGATTGGATCCTTCGGGAAGCGTACCGTCTGGGCATTCCGATGGTCTACGGATCGGACTCCCACCGGGTCGAGCACGTAGGCAGAGGGTACGACGCGTTTCAAGAGACGATGAGAAGCCTAGCCGGCTCGGGCGTCAAGGCGGCTCTCGAATAG
- a CDS encoding radical SAM/SPASM domain-containing protein, whose amino-acid sequence MKTFNKVYIEITSVCNLACSFCPQTSRKTKFIQLDEFNHRLDQIKPHTNHIYLHVKGEPLLHPRIDELLDASHAKGFKVNITTNGTLIPKRMSKILGKPALRQMNFSLHSFDGHEGSVDREGYLGNILAFVREAVKHNVIISFRLWNLDQDNVTNEQKKRNRETLEVLEKEFNLDFKIEEKVAPGSGLKIADRIYLNQDYEFQWPSLEAPEDDGKGFCHALRNQAAILVDGTVVPCCLDGEGVINLGNVNSTPFSEIVEGERANNLYDGFSRREAVEELCRKCGYRQRFGA is encoded by the coding sequence TTGAAGACATTCAACAAGGTCTATATTGAAATTACGAGCGTCTGCAACCTGGCATGCAGCTTCTGCCCGCAGACAAGCCGGAAGACGAAGTTTATCCAGCTGGATGAATTTAATCATAGATTGGATCAAATCAAACCGCATACCAATCATATCTACCTGCATGTGAAGGGCGAGCCGCTTCTCCATCCCCGGATCGACGAGCTGTTGGATGCCAGCCATGCCAAGGGGTTCAAGGTCAACATCACGACCAACGGCACGCTCATTCCCAAGAGAATGTCCAAGATTCTAGGGAAACCGGCACTGCGCCAGATGAACTTCTCGCTTCACAGCTTCGATGGCCACGAGGGCTCGGTGGACCGCGAAGGTTACCTTGGGAATATCCTCGCCTTCGTTCGGGAGGCGGTCAAGCATAATGTCATCATCTCGTTCAGGCTGTGGAATCTGGATCAGGACAATGTGACGAATGAGCAGAAGAAACGGAACAGGGAGACGCTGGAGGTGCTGGAGAAGGAGTTTAACCTGGACTTCAAGATTGAAGAAAAGGTCGCTCCGGGCAGCGGGCTCAAAATCGCCGACCGCATCTACTTGAACCAGGATTACGAGTTCCAATGGCCGAGTCTGGAGGCGCCCGAGGATGATGGGAAAGGCTTCTGTCATGCGCTCCGGAATCAGGCGGCGATCCTGGTGGACGGTACGGTCGTCCCATGCTGCCTCGACGGCGAGGGCGTCATTAATCTTGGCAACGTGAACAGCACCCCATTCTCCGAGATTGTGGAGGGTGAGCGGGCGAATAACCTTTATGACGGATTCTCCAGGAGAGAGGCGGTCGAGGAGCTGTGCAGAAAATGCGGGTACAGGCAGCGCTTCGGCGCCTGA
- a CDS encoding GGDEF domain-containing protein — protein MIYNEHDLQAALKANRSWLIVQLLIVFGVTIVLSAIISRWVARPMTLAFHDSLTGLKNRAAFDEALAAVLGENRGTTALIDLDNFKAVNDNQGHAKGDHLLQCTAQSIRTIARKEDITIRWGGDEFVLIMPATSKQEAEESAKSIIAAIKKMSEREFAPAGGQISVSIGISLAPEHGVDPEMLCKRADIALYASKEKGKDQYRFYSGE, from the coding sequence GTGATCTATAATGAGCATGACCTGCAGGCGGCTCTAAAAGCTAACCGCAGCTGGCTGATCGTTCAGCTCTTGATCGTCTTCGGCGTTACGATCGTCCTGTCCGCGATTATCTCCCGTTGGGTGGCCAGACCGATGACTCTTGCTTTTCACGACAGTCTGACTGGGCTGAAGAACCGTGCGGCATTCGACGAAGCGTTAGCGGCTGTTCTGGGCGAGAACAGAGGAACGACGGCATTGATTGACCTCGATAACTTCAAAGCGGTTAACGACAATCAGGGCCATGCCAAGGGAGACCATCTGTTGCAATGCACGGCCCAAAGTATACGAACCATTGCCCGCAAAGAAGATATTACGATCAGATGGGGCGGCGACGAGTTCGTCCTGATCATGCCCGCAACCAGCAAGCAAGAGGCGGAGGAGTCGGCCAAGTCGATTATTGCGGCTATAAAAAAGATGTCCGAACGGGAATTTGCGCCGGCAGGCGGCCAAATATCGGTCAGTATCGGGATATCGCTTGCCCCCGAGCATGGCGTCGATCCGGAGATGCTGTGCAAGAGGGCGGATATCGCTTTGTACGCCTCGAAGGAGAAAGGGAAGGACCAGTACCGGTTCTATTCCGGGGAATGA